Proteins co-encoded in one Deltaproteobacteria bacterium genomic window:
- a CDS encoding sigma-54 dependent transcriptional regulator — translation MSCSILLVEDEESVRESLKEILEMNGYGVIASPTGEEGIELARKSDFDIVLSDLMLPGMSGIDVIRSIKALSPDTACIILTGNASVESTVEAMRLGAFTYIEKPIGKDKLLVTMEKAREVRNNAKQAREVPLLKEENSKLRDELKKTCTTAILGTSHEIQRIRDIIDRIADTDSTVLILGESGTGKELVARALHYGSSRKNKPFVPINCGAIPEDLLESELFGYEKGAFTGAIATKIGRFEAANEGTVFLDEIGDMSPGLQVKILRVLQEKEFERVGGRNTIKVDVRVVAATNQDLEKAVAEKKFRNDLYYRLNVIPVNLPSLRDRKEDIPVLIDHFIEKISTRKRKKIKGTSPDAMRLLETYDWPGNIRELENLIERLVVLKEDGSSITLRDLPDKIRQAKAEGFTLNAGSVNLTDKGIDFNTAVDNFEKELIISALQRVNGIKKKAAEYLNLNRTTLIEKMKRKGLLEQFDSAEAAESEFAGS, via the coding sequence ATGAGTTGCTCTATACTTCTCGTTGAGGACGAGGAATCAGTCCGCGAATCCCTTAAGGAAATCCTCGAGATGAACGGGTATGGCGTCATTGCTTCGCCGACCGGCGAGGAAGGCATTGAGCTTGCCCGGAAATCCGATTTCGACATAGTCCTTTCAGACCTCATGCTACCCGGCATGAGCGGCATCGACGTAATCCGTTCGATAAAAGCCCTATCCCCTGATACCGCCTGCATAATCCTTACCGGCAACGCTTCGGTCGAGAGCACGGTGGAGGCCATGAGGCTCGGCGCGTTCACTTATATTGAGAAGCCCATAGGTAAGGACAAGCTACTTGTAACGATGGAGAAGGCCAGGGAGGTTCGCAATAACGCTAAGCAGGCCAGGGAGGTCCCTTTACTTAAGGAAGAGAACTCGAAACTCAGGGACGAGCTCAAGAAAACCTGCACGACGGCCATCCTCGGCACAAGCCATGAGATACAGAGGATACGGGACATCATAGACAGGATAGCCGACACCGACTCTACGGTCCTCATACTCGGCGAGAGCGGCACAGGCAAGGAGCTCGTGGCCAGGGCCCTCCATTACGGAAGCTCCAGGAAAAATAAGCCCTTTGTCCCCATAAACTGCGGCGCCATTCCCGAAGACCTACTCGAAAGCGAGCTATTCGGCTATGAGAAGGGCGCCTTTACCGGCGCGATAGCCACGAAGATAGGCAGGTTCGAGGCCGCGAACGAAGGGACCGTCTTCCTTGACGAAATAGGAGACATGAGCCCCGGGCTCCAGGTCAAGATACTCCGGGTCCTCCAGGAGAAGGAGTTCGAGAGGGTCGGCGGCAGGAACACTATAAAGGTTGATGTAAGGGTCGTGGCCGCCACAAACCAGGACCTTGAAAAGGCGGTCGCGGAGAAAAAGTTCAGGAACGATCTCTACTACAGGCTGAACGTCATCCCGGTAAACCTTCCGTCCTTGAGGGACAGGAAAGAGGACATCCCGGTTCTCATTGACCACTTCATCGAAAAGATATCCACCCGGAAAAGGAAGAAGATAAAGGGGACCTCTCCTGACGCGATGAGGCTCCTTGAGACCTATGACTGGCCGGGGAACATCCGGGAGCTCGAAAACCTGATAGAGAGGCTCGTGGTCCTCAAGGAGGACGGGAGCTCAATAACCCTCCGCGACCTGCCCGACAAGATACGGCAGGCTAAGGCCGAGGGCTTCACCCTGAACGCAGGGTCGGTCAACCTGACCGACAAGGGCATAGACTTCAACACGGCCGTCGACAATTTCGAGAAGGAGCTCATAATCTCGGCCCTCCAGAGAGTGAACGGCATAAAGAAGAAGGCAGCCGAGTACCTGAACCTCAACAGGACCACCCTCATCGAGAAGATGAAGAGGAAGGGGCTCCTTGAGCAGTTTGATTCCGCGGAAGCCGCCGAAAGCGAGTTTGCCGGGTCATGA
- a CDS encoding aminopeptidase codes for MPDNAIEKIFTVNLGVKKDEKVLVFTDLLEDPDTVPPEERKKREALVPLAKEVAEIGSALCKTSYLEFPAVGSHGKEPPKSLWEAAFGSAAVSELEKRGTLEKILRKEAAARDLSEAEGVIRELAESPDAIIALSNYSTSHTRFRDFLTRIKGVRYASMPLFEREMLAGAMTADWKEVERRTKRLVRMISGADTAVITSHNGTSISFSIKGRDALPDTGILIERGSFSNLPAGEAFLAPVEGTAEGVLILEWAPTGRLHKPVELVVKKGTVVEVVGNDNFSRKLRERIEANPLCGNIAELGIGTNEKASRPDNILETEKILGTVHIALGDNSSFGGKVSVPFHQDFIFFRPSFEVIKGEEKIEVLIEGEPRFEAEGIR; via the coding sequence ATGCCCGATAACGCCATAGAGAAGATATTTACAGTCAACCTGGGGGTAAAAAAGGACGAGAAGGTGCTGGTCTTTACCGACCTCCTTGAAGACCCTGATACAGTGCCGCCTGAAGAGCGGAAGAAAAGGGAAGCCCTCGTGCCGCTTGCAAAGGAAGTAGCCGAAATAGGTAGCGCCCTCTGCAAAACGTCCTATCTCGAGTTCCCGGCTGTCGGGAGCCACGGCAAGGAGCCGCCGAAGTCCCTATGGGAGGCTGCCTTCGGAAGCGCTGCCGTAAGTGAACTGGAAAAAAGAGGTACGCTCGAAAAGATTTTAAGGAAAGAGGCTGCGGCACGGGACCTTAGCGAGGCCGAGGGCGTAATAAGGGAACTCGCCGAGTCGCCGGACGCAATCATCGCCCTCTCAAACTACTCGACCTCGCACACAAGGTTCAGGGACTTTCTTACCAGAATAAAGGGGGTGCGCTATGCGAGCATGCCGCTATTCGAGCGCGAGATGCTCGCCGGCGCAATGACAGCCGACTGGAAAGAGGTCGAGAGGCGGACCAAAAGGCTTGTGCGTATGATCTCGGGCGCTGATACGGCGGTCATCACCTCGCATAACGGCACATCGATAAGCTTCTCGATAAAAGGACGGGACGCTCTCCCGGATACCGGTATTCTTATCGAACGCGGCTCGTTCAGCAATCTCCCCGCAGGGGAGGCGTTCCTTGCGCCGGTCGAGGGCACTGCCGAGGGGGTCCTCATACTCGAATGGGCCCCGACCGGGCGGCTGCATAAGCCTGTCGAGCTGGTTGTGAAGAAAGGGACCGTTGTCGAGGTGGTCGGGAATGACAATTTTTCAAGGAAGCTCCGGGAGAGGATAGAGGCGAACCCTCTATGCGGCAATATCGCTGAGCTGGGGATCGGCACGAACGAGAAGGCATCGAGGCCGGACAACATACTGGAGACCGAGAAGATACTCGGCACCGTGCATATCGCGCTCGGCGACAACTCGTCGTTCGGAGGCAAGGTGAGCGTGCCCTTTCACCAGGACTTCATCTTCTTCAGGCCCAGCTTTGAGGTGATAAAGGGCGAGGAGAAAATAGAAGTCCTTATCGAGGGAGAGCCGAGGTTCGAGGCAGAGGGGATAAGGTAG
- a CDS encoding ester cyclase: MSFEENKLLVRRFYEEVVNTGDVESIERFISPEYVEVQDGKRHAVGIEGAKAHILGVRQTYPDLHVTIERQIAEGEWVASLIIARGTHKGSWLGMKPTGKPVAFTGVNVDRVVNGRIVEHGGAANLLFPLLEIGAVRVVGEE; the protein is encoded by the coding sequence ATGTCTTTTGAAGAAAACAAACTGCTAGTTCGCCGGTTCTATGAGGAAGTAGTTAATACAGGCGATGTGGAGTCGATTGAACGCTTCATCTCGCCGGAATATGTCGAGGTGCAGGACGGCAAAAGACACGCCGTCGGCATCGAGGGAGCAAAGGCGCATATACTGGGAGTCCGCCAGACCTACCCCGACCTCCATGTTACCATCGAGCGGCAGATAGCCGAGGGCGAATGGGTGGCGTCATTGATAATTGCGAGAGGGACGCACAAGGGCTCGTGGCTCGGCATGAAGCCGACCGGAAAGCCGGTCGCCTTTACCGGAGTAAATGTGGACCGGGTGGTTAACGGCCGGATAGTCGAACACGGCGGCGCGGCGAATCTGCTTTTTCCTCTGCTGGAGATCGGGGCGGTAAGGGTGGTGGGGGAGGAATAG
- a CDS encoding NupC/NupG family nucleoside CNT transporter, whose product MEKLLGLAGLFVFLLIAWGLSSSRKSISWRLVVWGVGLQALFAVLILKTGPGLLVFDFARIVMTSVLDFTDIGSRFLFGSLTTDLNIGAVLAFKVLPVIIFVSSLMGILYYLRVIQLIVAGMAWVMERTMKASGIEAFMASVFVFMGIEAVSGAREYFRRMSASEVFAVMTAFMSTIAGSVMAVYASFGASAGHLLAASVMSAPAALVMAKLMLPEMEKGGAEVEGNAVLFRSGNSNIIEAAANGASEGVKLAATIGAMLLAFVALIGMANHFLGLAGTSFEEISGYVFTPFAFLMGVPLEDCFKVGELLGIKIVFNEFISYQRMQGMIEAGALQPRSIAIATYALCSFANFGSIAILIGGIGSIAPERKKEIARLSFKALAAGVLASFTTATIAGMLL is encoded by the coding sequence TTGGAGAAGCTTCTTGGCCTTGCAGGGCTTTTTGTATTCCTTCTGATAGCTTGGGGCTTGAGCAGTTCACGCAAGTCGATAAGCTGGAGGCTCGTCGTCTGGGGCGTGGGGCTTCAGGCCCTTTTTGCCGTCCTCATACTCAAGACCGGGCCGGGCCTTTTGGTATTCGACTTCGCCCGGATAGTAATGACGAGCGTCCTCGACTTCACGGACATCGGCTCGCGCTTCCTATTCGGGAGCCTCACAACCGACCTCAACATCGGAGCGGTCCTCGCCTTCAAGGTGCTCCCGGTCATAATCTTCGTATCCTCCCTCATGGGCATACTCTATTACCTGAGGGTCATCCAGCTCATAGTCGCGGGCATGGCCTGGGTCATGGAGCGGACCATGAAGGCCTCCGGCATAGAGGCGTTCATGGCCTCGGTTTTCGTTTTCATGGGCATAGAGGCTGTCTCAGGGGCAAGGGAATACTTCCGGCGCATGTCCGCTTCGGAAGTGTTCGCGGTCATGACCGCCTTCATGTCCACGATAGCCGGGAGCGTCATGGCGGTCTACGCGAGCTTCGGCGCAAGCGCGGGGCATCTTCTCGCCGCGTCGGTAATGAGCGCGCCCGCTGCCCTGGTAATGGCGAAACTCATGCTGCCGGAGATGGAAAAGGGCGGGGCGGAGGTCGAAGGGAATGCCGTTCTTTTCCGGAGCGGGAACTCGAACATAATAGAAGCCGCCGCAAACGGAGCATCCGAAGGGGTGAAGCTTGCCGCCACCATCGGGGCCATGCTCCTGGCCTTCGTGGCCCTCATCGGCATGGCCAACCACTTCCTCGGCCTCGCCGGGACGTCGTTCGAGGAGATTTCGGGCTATGTGTTTACGCCCTTCGCCTTCTTGATGGGCGTGCCGTTGGAGGACTGCTTCAAGGTGGGGGAGCTTCTCGGCATAAAGATAGTCTTCAATGAATTCATCTCCTATCAGCGGATGCAGGGGATGATAGAGGCCGGGGCTCTACAGCCGCGCTCGATCGCGATTGCAACCTACGCGCTATGCAGCTTCGCGAACTTCGGGTCGATAGCCATCCTCATCGGCGGCATAGGGTCGATAGCGCCGGAGAGGAAAAAGGAGATAGCGCGCTTGAGCTTCAAGGCCCTCGCCGCCGGTGTGCTCGCGAGCTTTACGACCGCGACGATAGCGGGGATGCTGCTGTGA
- a CDS encoding secondary thiamine-phosphate synthase enzyme YjbQ yields the protein MKSYRKELYFNIPERVGFVNITPKVEECLKESGVSEGLVLVNSMHITSSVFINDDESGLHNDFRKWLEKLAPHEPVSGYRHNDTGEDNADAHLKRTVMGREVVVAVTGGRLDFGTWEQIFYGEFDGRRRKRVLVKIIGE from the coding sequence ATGAAATCATACAGGAAAGAGCTTTATTTCAATATCCCGGAGAGGGTCGGCTTCGTGAATATCACCCCGAAAGTCGAGGAGTGCCTCAAGGAGAGCGGCGTAAGCGAAGGCCTCGTGCTCGTGAATTCCATGCACATCACCTCGTCCGTATTCATAAACGACGACGAAAGCGGATTGCATAATGATTTCAGGAAGTGGCTTGAGAAGCTCGCCCCGCACGAGCCCGTCTCCGGCTACAGGCACAACGACACGGGCGAGGACAATGCTGACGCTCATCTCAAGAGGACGGTAATGGGCCGCGAGGTCGTGGTCGCCGTAACTGGCGGCAGGCTTGACTTCGGCACCTGGGAACAGATATTCTACGGCGAGTTCGACGGCAGGCGGAGAAAAAGGGTGCTTGTAAAGATAATCGGGGAGTAG
- a CDS encoding FprA family A-type flavoprotein, with amino-acid sequence MEPRKITEGVFWAGAVDRDRRLFDSLIPLPDGTSYNAYIVTGTEKTALLDTVDPSKTHELMARLEKIGKIDYIVAHHAEQDHSGALPAVLDKYKDAVVVASPKGRDLLIDHLHIPEGRVKTVADGEKLSLGGKTLEFIYTPWVHWPETISTYLEEDGILFSCDLFGSHLSFSGIYIGDEEKVCEASKRYFSEVMMPFRPTIKKHLERFVKYDIKTIAPSHGPVYKDPRCIMASHAEWVSDKVRNSAVIAFATMHGSTEELAEALSEALWRKGVEVEVFNLAHADLGKLAIALVDAATIVIGSPTVLGGAHPLAVSAAFLVNALRPKLRFATIIGSFGWAGRMPEQITSHIGNLKAEMLAPVLVKGKPRAADFDEIERLAGEIAAKHKEAGLF; translated from the coding sequence ATGGAACCCAGGAAGATAACCGAAGGGGTCTTTTGGGCCGGGGCTGTCGACAGGGACCGGCGGCTCTTCGACTCACTCATACCGCTCCCGGACGGAACGAGCTATAACGCCTATATAGTTACCGGCACAGAAAAGACAGCCCTCCTCGACACGGTCGACCCCTCGAAGACTCACGAGCTCATGGCCAGGCTCGAAAAAATCGGGAAGATAGATTACATAGTCGCGCATCATGCGGAGCAGGACCACTCCGGCGCCCTGCCTGCCGTGCTCGATAAATATAAGGATGCGGTTGTGGTCGCGAGCCCCAAGGGCAGGGACCTCCTCATCGACCACCTCCACATACCCGAAGGCCGCGTGAAGACCGTAGCGGACGGCGAGAAGCTCTCCCTTGGCGGTAAGACGCTCGAGTTCATATACACGCCCTGGGTGCACTGGCCCGAGACCATATCGACTTACCTCGAAGAAGACGGCATACTCTTCAGCTGCGACCTTTTCGGCTCGCACCTCTCATTCTCAGGCATATATATCGGAGACGAAGAGAAGGTCTGCGAGGCCTCGAAGAGGTACTTTTCCGAGGTCATGATGCCCTTCAGGCCGACCATAAAGAAGCATCTTGAGCGTTTTGTGAAATACGACATAAAGACCATAGCCCCGAGCCACGGCCCTGTGTATAAAGACCCCCGGTGCATCATGGCTTCGCACGCGGAATGGGTCTCGGACAAGGTGAGGAACAGCGCTGTCATCGCCTTCGCTACCATGCACGGCTCCACCGAGGAGCTTGCGGAGGCGCTCTCCGAGGCCCTCTGGAGAAAGGGCGTGGAGGTCGAGGTCTTTAACCTCGCGCACGCGGACCTTGGGAAGCTCGCCATCGCGCTCGTGGATGCGGCTACAATCGTCATCGGCTCCCCGACTGTCCTCGGCGGCGCGCACCCGCTCGCGGTCTCTGCCGCTTTCCTCGTTAACGCGCTACGGCCCAAGCTCAGGTTCGCCACCATCATCGGCTCGTTCGGCTGGGCCGGCAGGATGCCCGAACAGATAACCTCGCATATAGGGAACCTCAAGGCCGAGATGCTTGCCCCGGTGCTCGTAAAGGGCAAGCCCAGGGCAGCGGATTTCGACGAGATAGAAAGGCTTGCCGGGGAAATAGCCGCGAAACACAAGGAGGCAGGGCTGTTTTAG
- a CDS encoding ABC transporter permease produces the protein MSRFIAIFERDLRKFIRNPLVVAMSLLMPIIYLLVLGHSFQGELKRLPLAVVDQDNGPRAESVMDMLRSIEAGPATIEMRMVPDQGEAMRGLREGDYKGVLVIPPDFTRKSIRGSGPELGLYLDNTEAISANAIRAAISAALPSLGEEFIPIREERSRAVLRDMELYRKVDYDQSLLPGVVIMAIFLGAMTTGAFNMVMDKFLGIEESYFLTPLTKRDIVMGLIASGLLITTILALLVLFLGSLISGIYLWRMLSPGSLFLLMSVIVLSTLGLQGLMFMIMGRINHPRIVGVLGGFLNVILFFPSGAIYPVESFPGWLRAFAMVNPETYSVHAIRALLFKGAGLAAVQYDIIFLAVFAAVSISSGLLIFKRAL, from the coding sequence TTGAGCCGGTTCATCGCGATATTCGAAAGGGACTTGAGGAAGTTCATAAGAAACCCGCTCGTCGTGGCCATGAGCCTCCTTATGCCCATAATCTATCTACTGGTCCTAGGCCATTCCTTCCAGGGCGAGCTCAAGCGCCTGCCCCTCGCGGTTGTCGACCAGGACAACGGGCCCCGGGCCGAGAGCGTCATGGACATGCTGCGCTCGATAGAGGCAGGGCCTGCGACCATCGAGATGAGAATGGTCCCGGACCAGGGCGAGGCCATGCGGGGGCTGAGGGAAGGGGACTATAAGGGAGTGCTGGTGATACCCCCGGACTTTACGAGGAAGTCCATAAGAGGGTCCGGGCCAGAGCTCGGCCTCTACCTAGATAATACCGAGGCGATATCCGCCAATGCCATACGCGCGGCCATATCCGCCGCCCTCCCTTCACTTGGAGAAGAGTTCATCCCCATACGTGAGGAGAGGTCGCGCGCCGTGCTCCGGGACATGGAGCTATACAGGAAGGTCGACTACGACCAGTCGCTCCTCCCGGGAGTCGTCATAATGGCCATATTCCTCGGCGCTATGACTACCGGCGCGTTCAACATGGTCATGGACAAGTTCCTCGGCATCGAGGAGAGCTATTTCCTCACGCCGCTTACCAAGAGGGACATCGTCATGGGCCTTATCGCGAGCGGGCTTCTCATAACGACCATACTCGCCCTGCTGGTCCTCTTCCTCGGGTCGCTTATCTCGGGCATCTATCTCTGGCGCATGCTGTCGCCGGGCTCGCTATTTCTCCTCATGTCCGTCATAGTCCTATCGACGCTCGGGCTCCAGGGGCTGATGTTCATGATAATGGGCCGGATAAACCACCCGAGGATAGTCGGCGTGCTCGGCGGCTTTCTTAACGTCATACTCTTTTTCCCGAGCGGCGCCATATACCCGGTCGAGAGCTTCCCGGGGTGGCTCCGGGCCTTCGCGATGGTGAACCCCGAGACCTACTCGGTCCACGCTATCCGGGCGCTCCTTTTCAAAGGCGCGGGGCTCGCCGCAGTGCAGTACGACATAATCTTCCTTGCCGTGTTCGCGGCCGTATCCATCTCGTCCGGCCTCTTGATCTTCAAGCGGGCGCTTTAG
- a CDS encoding ATP-binding cassette domain-containing protein, with translation MSAAVETRDLSKSYGEVKALDSVSLTIPEGDFFGLLGPNGAGKTTLIRILTTLIRPTSGSARVMGKDVVHEPSAVRGETGVVPQAMTSDLDLTGYETMDIYARFYGIPKAERKERADELLSMVGLRERAGDLVATYSGGMRRRLEIARGLVHRPSILILDEPTIGLDPQSRHVVWELLNAFRKADRLTILLTTHYMEEAETLCDHVAIIDYGKIVALDTVPGLKQAIPQKDRVELAVTGVDMEKAAERVKAIPGAASADYSGESIILSSDKGAEIIPEAVDALKAMGGRVSRVTLKEQTLEDVFIHYTGRPIREEEAKKVSILLGAGIPSKWGR, from the coding sequence ATGAGCGCCGCAGTAGAGACAAGGGACCTTTCAAAGAGCTACGGGGAAGTCAAGGCTCTCGACAGCGTGAGCCTCACGATACCGGAGGGAGACTTCTTCGGCCTTCTCGGCCCGAACGGCGCGGGGAAGACTACCCTTATACGGATACTCACCACCCTCATAAGGCCCACTTCCGGCTCGGCCAGGGTCATGGGCAAGGACGTGGTCCATGAGCCTTCGGCGGTAAGGGGGGAGACAGGTGTCGTGCCGCAGGCCATGACGAGCGACCTCGACCTTACCGGCTACGAGACGATGGACATATACGCCCGGTTCTACGGTATACCTAAAGCCGAGCGGAAGGAAAGGGCGGATGAGCTCCTGTCCATGGTCGGCTTGCGGGAGAGGGCAGGCGACCTCGTTGCGACCTATTCGGGCGGCATGAGGCGGAGGCTCGAGATAGCGAGGGGGCTTGTCCACAGGCCTTCCATACTCATACTCGATGAGCCGACGATCGGGCTCGACCCGCAGTCCAGGCACGTGGTCTGGGAGCTCCTTAATGCCTTCAGGAAGGCGGACAGGCTCACCATACTCCTTACGACCCACTACATGGAAGAGGCGGAGACGCTTTGCGACCACGTTGCCATAATCGACTACGGGAAGATCGTCGCGCTCGATACCGTGCCGGGTCTTAAGCAGGCCATCCCACAGAAGGACAGGGTCGAGCTTGCGGTGACCGGGGTGGACATGGAAAAGGCGGCCGAGCGCGTGAAGGCGATCCCCGGCGCGGCATCAGCGGATTATAGCGGAGAGAGCATCATCCTTTCATCGGACAAGGGCGCTGAGATAATCCCCGAGGCCGTGGACGCGCTTAAGGCCATGGGCGGCAGGGTTTCGAGGGTTACGCTGAAGGAGCAGACCCTTGAGGACGTCTTCATCCACTACACCGGAAGGCCCATCCGGGAGGAGGAAGCAAAAAAGGTGAGTATCCTCCTCGGCGCGGGCATCCCGTCCAAGTGGGGGAGGTAA
- a CDS encoding efflux RND transporter periplasmic adaptor subunit translates to MAVKGLKPLAIFVAVLAAVLAAYFFYLRPQAPPGFIETAGVAEATEVELVPKIPGRIDRLCCREGERIEKDAEAVRLDERELSARVEEGRAAAAAEREAIEEARAALENARVEREAAAHEVEALRAEAEAASARFEEARENFERTEGLFNEGFVSKRDLDAARAAYDSSRALLESARSRHRSAEANLRNAAVRIRAAESRIAASRARLGQAEAEVRALEARLEDAVIVSPISGIISYKAFEAGEYVNPGEVIYTIFDPDDIWARVDIPETGIQEITVGSRAEVTPIGGERTFAGEVVEIGQLGGFATQRDVTRGRLDIKTFRVRIALGDTGGLLKPGMTVVARIYFDGADR, encoded by the coding sequence ATGGCTGTAAAGGGACTCAAGCCCCTGGCGATATTTGTAGCGGTCCTCGCCGCCGTTCTAGCCGCGTATTTCTTTTATCTGAGACCCCAGGCGCCTCCGGGGTTCATTGAAACGGCAGGGGTGGCTGAAGCGACCGAAGTCGAGCTTGTGCCTAAAATACCAGGGCGCATCGACCGGCTCTGCTGCAGGGAGGGAGAGCGGATAGAGAAGGATGCGGAAGCGGTGAGGCTCGATGAAAGGGAGCTTTCGGCAAGGGTGGAGGAAGGCAGGGCCGCCGCAGCCGCGGAGAGGGAGGCCATAGAAGAGGCCAGGGCCGCGCTCGAGAACGCGCGAGTCGAGAGGGAGGCTGCTGCGCATGAGGTCGAGGCGCTCCGGGCCGAAGCCGAGGCCGCAAGCGCGCGATTCGAGGAGGCGAGGGAGAACTTCGAAAGGACCGAGGGGCTTTTTAACGAAGGCTTCGTCTCCAAGAGGGACCTGGACGCCGCGAGGGCCGCATACGATTCGAGCCGGGCCCTCCTTGAGAGCGCAAGGTCGAGGCATAGGAGCGCGGAGGCGAACCTTCGGAACGCGGCGGTGCGCATAAGGGCCGCGGAGAGCAGGATAGCAGCTTCCAGGGCGAGGCTCGGCCAGGCCGAGGCAGAGGTGCGGGCGCTTGAAGCGCGCCTTGAAGACGCGGTGATAGTTTCGCCCATAAGCGGGATAATATCGTACAAGGCTTTCGAGGCAGGGGAATACGTGAACCCAGGCGAGGTGATATATACGATTTTCGATCCGGATGATATCTGGGCCAGGGTGGATATACCCGAGACAGGCATACAGGAGATAACGGTCGGCAGCAGGGCAGAGGTAACACCCATAGGCGGCGAAAGGACCTTTGCGGGCGAGGTAGTCGAAATAGGCCAGCTCGGAGGTTTCGCGACCCAGAGGGACGTGACCAGGGGACGCCTCGATATAAAGACCTTCAGGGTCAGGATAGCACTGGGCGATACAGGCGGTTTGCTCAAGCCGGGCATGACCGTCGTCGCCAGGATTTATTTCGACGGGGCGGATAGATGA
- a CDS encoding lytic transglycosylase domain-containing protein, which produces MELRGEGIIRRRHSGKYTSFFFCLAVFLPFWLVANAAFFGNGGRAPFDEAFAGLYSPQGQFEADRAYWQGLIAAMNPSLTEREASEIGRAVLRYSSRYGLEPGLVAAIIKVESSANPFAVSSKGAQGLMQVMPFWKRELGVHGTLFDIDNNINVGCRILAENIRRWGFEEGIARYYRGNLPVSGEKYIVKVKAALGGFS; this is translated from the coding sequence ATGGAGCTAAGGGGAGAGGGTATCATCCGAAGGAGGCACTCAGGCAAATATACCTCTTTCTTTTTCTGTCTCGCCGTTTTTTTGCCGTTCTGGCTTGTGGCTAACGCGGCCTTTTTCGGGAACGGAGGACGCGCGCCGTTTGATGAGGCGTTTGCAGGGCTATATAGCCCCCAAGGGCAATTTGAGGCGGACCGGGCGTACTGGCAGGGCTTGATTGCGGCAATGAACCCGTCCCTTACCGAAAGGGAGGCAAGCGAGATAGGGAGGGCGGTGCTCCGCTACAGCAGCCGGTACGGGCTTGAGCCCGGCCTTGTCGCCGCGATAATCAAGGTCGAGTCCAGCGCCAACCCCTTTGCGGTGAGCAGCAAGGGGGCGCAGGGGCTAATGCAGGTGATGCCGTTCTGGAAAAGGGAGCTCGGGGTCCACGGCACGCTCTTCGACATAGACAATAACATAAACGTCGGGTGCCGGATACTTGCCGAGAACATAAGGCGCTGGGGCTTCGAGGAGGGCATAGCACGGTATTACAGGGGGAACCTCCCGGTAAGCGGCGAAAAGTACATTGTAAAGGTCAAAGCCGCGCTGGGCGGCTTCAGCTAG